ACATCCTGTGCCATAAGCTTATCTTTTTAAGAAACTTTCATAGGTTATTGCCTGATCCAAAAAGATTTCAACCTGGCCTTTAAATGCTTGTAACGCCAAAGGTTTTATACCATTTTCCCGATCGGTCTGCTTCATTTTTTTGAAGGTTTCGGCAATCTTTTCAAAAGCGAAGGCACTTGGATATTCTCCAGAAATGGCGCTACTTCCTTTGGCTTGCAGCAGTTCGTTTATTTTGTCCAGCGCCACATTTTCGGGAACGGGCCGGGCTTTGGCCTGTAATTTTAGCGATTCAAAAGCACCTATTAAAACGTTGTACACAGCTTCACGCTGAGCAAAACTTTCGCTGTCCGTCCCCCCATCTACTTCGGCAAAAAAACGCATTGCCAGATTACTGCTTTCCGTTACCTTTTCAACTATGGCCTGATCGTATGCTGGGGCCAAGGTAGCTTGGCAGCCTCCAAGTAAGAGAAGTGCCCCTAACAACTTTAGAGCAAAGAGTTTTTTATTTAAGTAAGGCAATAATATCATATTGTCAATGAGTAAGTTGACACTAAAATAAAGAATAAAAAGCAGATTTATACCATCTTAAGACTAAACCATTTGTTGCTGAACAAAAGAAGATACAATAAATTCCGCTGGTCTTGAGACTGCGACACCTAGGGTTACAATCAGCCGACCCTCCAAAACATCTTGGGAAGTCATGGTAGTTCCCAACCCACACTTAACAAAATATGCGTCCCTTGGGGTAGACCCCGCCAATGCTCCTTGCCTCCAAAGATTGTTCAAGAAATTTTCAATCATCCATTGTATCCGAACCCAGGTATTGGCATCATTGGGTTCAAAAACAAAATTCAAACAGGCTTTTTTACATGATTGCTCTATAAAAATCATTGTTCTTCTTACGTTTATATAGCGCCAATCATTATTATTGCCATCCAGTGTTTTAGCCCCCCATACCAATGCTCCCCTTCCAGGAAAGTTTCTAATCGCATTTATTGATTTCCCGCTCACGGCATCAACATTTAAATTTTCCTGTTCAGCTTGGTTAATTTTTATTGGCAAAGAAGCTACTCCAGTTATCGAAACATTTGCGGGAGCTTTCCAAACACCTCTACTGTTATCTAACATAGTTACAACTCCCGCCATTCCGCCACTGGCAGGCAATATGTTGACAAGCTGTAAAACAGCCGAAATAATATTTTTATAGGTTACACTTATAGCAAGTAACGTACGATGATTTTCATTTACTGATTGTGAATTTTCAGAATTATAAATAGATTTTAGAAGTTCTAAAGAACTTTTTTCAGGCGGCTGTATTGAGTTAAAAACGGTAGCCAAAGCCCTAACATCCCCGCCAAATAGATTGGTATAGTTCAAATCCTGATTACCCATAATGGTGGTTCCTAAAAAAGGGTAATATGCAGCTCCATAATTTAGGCCGGTAGTTCCTGTATTATTTCTAAATGTTTCTATATCTAAATTATTCCCACTCGGATTTTCTCTATTTCCGCCTATAACATCAAAAATGCTTATTGCCGTCTGCATTTCATTATTCTGCAAAAGCATATTTTGCATCAGGGTTCCATTTTCAGCTGAAGAAAGCAGAGTTGCCTCCGGACATATATACATAGTGGGTTCTTCCTCTGTTTTCAATGTCGACAAGCCCTTTAATAAATCGGCAAGCTGAACATTTGGGTTTACCAAAGG
The Aequorivita iocasae genome window above contains:
- a CDS encoding phage tail sheath family protein encodes the protein MSKKTFKAPGIYIEEVAAFPNSVAQVETAIPAFIGYTPRAERNGNDCSFEPIKITSFIEFERVFCFPDGPEPVQQYSPQYYLVRQNSKPKEGDFILIGSEYYSILPDASTIYYLYNSIKLFYQNGGGKAYIVSVGGYGKASGAALDIGDPLVNPNVQLADLLKGLSTLKTEEEPTMYICPEATLLSSAENGTLMQNMLLQNNEMQTAISIFDVIGGNRENPSGNNLDIETFRNNTGTTGLNYGAAYYPFLGTTIMGNQDLNYTNLFGGDVRALATVFNSIQPPEKSSLELLKSIYNSENSQSVNENHRTLLAISVTYKNIISAVLQLVNILPASGGMAGVVTMLDNSRGVWKAPANVSITGVASLPIKINQAEQENLNVDAVSGKSINAIRNFPGRGALVWGAKTLDGNNNDWRYINVRRTMIFIEQSCKKACLNFVFEPNDANTWVRIQWMIENFLNNLWRQGALAGSTPRDAYFVKCGLGTTMTSQDVLEGRLIVTLGVAVSRPAEFIVSSFVQQQMV